One window of Kryptolebias marmoratus isolate JLee-2015 linkage group LG3, ASM164957v2, whole genome shotgun sequence genomic DNA carries:
- the LOC108251703 gene encoding NACHT, LRR and PYD domains-containing protein 3 isoform X5 — translation MIPVPEPQPVTFYQRMLQSNFQDKFMCAQEGWAADKQLLVDIYADLYVTAGCGIHINTQHEVRQVENVLKPTETEKLVKPRDIFKHPSGEYRPIRTVLTNGIAGIGKTFLVQKFVLDWAEQRSNQDVHLIFPFSFRQLNLLKEERFSLAELVHECIPETVDIRKEALNYIFTCLQSSGNSNHDRSKFKLLFVFDGLDESRLHLDLHSDDIRSLDVTKSAKTDVLLKKLINGKLLRSARIWITTRPAAANQIPREFISSVTEVRGFTEPQKEEYFRKRFGDEEQANKIISYIKTSRSLHIMCHIPVFCWISATVLEDVLKTRAAGELPRTLTEMYSEFLVFQIDQTKEKYGSERCLRYIKSLAKLAFQQLEKGNLIFYEKDLMLSDIEFKEASVCSGVFTEIFKEERGKKDRNKLFSFVHLSVQEFLAAVHVRMSLINNSKNVKSFFDLSLKNLHLILNKPSSNRVHRMFIDKALQSPNGHLDLFLRFLLGLSLQTNQDKLKDLLINSDNHSKTNQKTVQYIKHRISENLSVEKSINLFHCLSELNDHSLVEEIQQFLSSGSLSTQKLSPAQWSALVFILLSSEDLEVFDLKRYSASEEALLRLLPVLKAASKALLDGCNLTQRSCEALSSLLVSESSGLTELDLNRNNLQDSGVKLLFAAMESPHCKLEKLGLQQTNISDHCCQDLSSLLVSQFSGLRELDLSNNNLKDSGVALLLPALESSHCLLETFRLNQACLTETSCQEFSSVLSSARCRLTEMDLSNNDLRDLGVTLLSAGLESSHCSLRVLRLSACMISDAGCASLASALRSNPSYLQELDLSYNHPGAAGAKLLSARLEAPSSQLKTLRLEHGGPQRLKPGLNKYFCELTLDQNMAHRKLKLSDSNRKATSVTELQAYPDHPERFHFCQLLCCEAVTARGYWEVEWTGVVHVALSYRGVRRRGTRNDCLFGRNDQSWTLSCSDVGYSVCHDRRETPICSSCCSSSPSSSSSSSSSSSNRVAVYVDHPAGVLSFYRVSSDSVVHLYTFRTTFSGPLYAGFGFLFGGSESSASLCRLQEESSS, via the exons ATGATTCCAGTCCCTGAGCCGCAGCCCGTCACGTTTTATCAACGGATGCTTCAATCAAACTTCCAGGACAAGTTTATGTGTGCACAAGAAGGCTGGGCAGCAGACAAGCAGCTTCTGGTGGATATCTACGCCGACCTGTACGTCACGGCAGGGTGCGGCATACACATCAACACCCAGCATGAGGTCCGACAGGTTGAGAACGTGTTAAAGccgacagaaacagagaaactaGTGAAACCCAGAGACATCTTCAAACACCCTTCTGGAGAATACAGACCCATAAGAACTGTGCTGACCAATGGAATCGCAGGAATTGGAAAAACCTTCCTGGTGCAGAAGTTTGTGTTGGACTGGGCCGAACAAAGATCCAACCAAGACGTGCATCTTATATTCCCCTTCAGCTTCCGTCAGCTGAACCTGTTGAAGGAAGAACGCTTCAGTTTGGCAGAGCTCGTTCATGAATGCATCCCAGAAACTGTAGACATCAGAAAGGAGGCTCTGAATTACATCTTTACCTGCCTGCAGTCATCAGGAAACAGCAACCATGACAGGAGCAAATTCAAActtctctttgtgtttgatgGACTGGATGAGAGCCGCCTTCACCTGGATCTCCACTCTGACGACATTCGCTCTCTGGATGTAACAAAGTCCGCTAAAACAGATGTCCTGCTGAAGAAACTCATCAACGGGAAACTGCTCCGCTCTGCTCGCATCTGGATAACCACACGGCCGGcggcagccaatcagatccctCGAGAGTTCATCAGCAGCGTTACAGAGGTCAGGGGGTTCACCGAACCTCAGAAGGAGGAGTACTTCAGGAAGAGGTTTGGAGATGAAGAGCAGGCCAATAAAATCATCTCCTACATCAAGACTTCACGAAGCCTTCACATCATGTGCCACATCCCCGTCTTCTGCTGGATCTCTGCCACGGTTCTGGAGGATGTGCTAAAAACCAGAGCAGCAGGAGAGCTTCCCAGGACCCTGACGGAAATGTACTCAGAGTTCCTGGTGTTTCAGATTGATCAAACTAAAGAGAAATATGGCTCAGAGCGGTGCCTTCGGTACATTAAATCATTAGCAAAACTGGCTTTTCAGCAGCTGGAAAAAGGAAACCTGATCTTCTATGAGAAAGATCTGATGCTGAGCGACATTGAGTTCAAAGAAGCCTCCGTTTGCTCAGGAGTTTTCACGGAGATCTTTAAGGAAGAGCgtggaaaaaaagacagaaataagcTGTTCAGCTTTGTCCATCTGAGTGTTCAGGAGTTTCTGGCTGCTGTTCATGTGAGGATGTCTCTGATtaacaacagcaaaaatgtcAAGTCTTTCTTTGACCTGTCCCTGAAAAACCTTcatctgattttaaacaaaccatCTTCAAACAGGGTCCACAGGATGTTCATTGACAAGGCTTTACAGAGTCCAAATGGACATCTGGACCTGTTCCTGCGCTTCCTCCTGGGTCTGTCTCTACAGACCAATCAGGATAAACTAAAGGACTTGCTAATAAACTCAGACAACCACTCAAAGACCAATCAGAAAACAGTCCAGTACATCAAGCACAGGATCAGTGAGAACCTGTCTGTGGAGAAAAGCATCAACCTGTTCCACTGTCTGAGCGAACTCAATGATCACTCCCTGGTGGAGGAGATCCAACAGTTCCTGAGCTCAGGAAgtctgtccacacagaaactgtCTCCTGCTCAGTGGTCCGCTCTGGTCTTCATCTTACTGTCCTCAGAAGATCTGGAGGTGTTTGACCTGAAGAGGTACTCTGCTTCGGAGGAGGCTCTCCTGAGGCTGCTGCCGGTGCTCAAAGCTGCCAGCAAAGCTCT GTTGGATGGTTGTAATCTGACCCAGAGAAGCTGTGAAGCTCTGTCCTCCCTCCTGGTCTCTGAGTCCTCTGGGCTGACAGAGTTGGACCTGAACAGAAACAACCTACAGGATTCTGGAGTGAAGCTCCTGTTTGCTGCGATGGAGAGTCCTCACTGCAAGCTGGAGAAGCTCGG ATTACAGCAAACTAACATCTCGGACCACTGCTGCCAGGATCTGTCTTCGCTTCTCGTCTCTCAGTTCTCCGGTTTGAGAGAGCTGGACCTGAGTAACAACAACCTGAAGGACTCAGGTGTGGCTCTTCTCCTTCCTGCTCTGGAAAGTTCTCACTGTCTCCTGGAAACCTTCAG GTTGAATCAAGCTTGTCTCACTGAGACATCCTGTCAGGAGTTCTCATCAGTGCTCAGCTCTGCTCGCTGCCGTCTGACAGAGATGGACCTGAGTAACAACGACCTGCGAGACTTGGGGGTCACGCTGCTCTCCGCTGGCCTGGAGAGTTCTCACTGCTCTCTCCGAGTCCTCAG GCTGTCAGCTTGTATGATCTCAGACGCAGGTTGTGCTTCTCTGGCCTCGGCTCTGAGGTCCAACCCCTCCTACCTGCAGGAACTGGATCTGAGCTACAATCATCCCGGAGCTGCAGGAGCAAAGCTGCTGTCTGCTCGGCTCGAGGCTCCGTCCTCCCAGCTGAAAACTCTCAG GCTGGAACACGGAGGACCGCAGAGGCTGAAACCAGGTCTGAACAAGT ATTTCTGCGAGCTGACTCTGGATCAGAACATGGCTCACAGGAAGCTCAAGCTGTCTGACAGCAACAGGAAGGCCACGAGCGTCACGGAGCTGCAGGCGTACCCGGACCATCCCGAGAGGTTCCACTTCTGCCAGCTGCTGTGCTGCGAGGCTGTGACGGCTCGCGGTTACTGGGAGGTGGAGTGGACCGGCGTGGTCCACGTGGCGCTGAGCTACCGAGGAGTCCGCCGCAGAGGAACCAGAAACGACTGCTTGTTTGGGAGGAACGATCAGTCGTGGACTCTGAGCTGCTCTGATGTTGGTTATTCTGTCTGCCACGATCGGAGAGAAACGCCcatctgctcctcctgctgctcctcctccccctcttcctcctcctcctcctcctcctcctcctccaacagAGTAGCAGTGTATGTGGACCATCCTGCTGGCGTTCTGTCCTTCTACAGGGTCTCCTCGGACTCAGTGGTCCACCTGTACACCTTCAGAACCACGTTCAGCGGGCCGCTC
- the LOC108251703 gene encoding NACHT, LRR and PYD domains-containing protein 3 isoform X4 → MKPSDLLNTLDDLSNDQFDLFKWFLQQVGSSAGLPSIRKSPLQTANRQDTVDLMVQTYRLHGAVQVTRKVLQEINRNDLLQSLSASSSGPAAVDVDDVGECSKNRGAPSSQAQVLLPQTEDLMIPVPEPQPVTFYQRMLQSNFQDKFMCAQEGWAADKQLLVDIYADLYVTAGCGIHINTQHEVRQVENVLKPTETEKLVKPRDIFKHPSGEYRPIRTVLTNGIAGIGKTFLVQKFVLDWAEQRSNQDVHLIFPFSFRQLNLLKEERFSLAELVHECIPETVDIRKEALNYIFTCLQSSGNSNHDRSKFKLLFVFDGLDESRLHLDLHSDDIRSLDVTKSAKTDVLLKKLINGKLLRSARIWITTRPAAANQIPREFISSVTEVRGFTEPQKEEYFRKRFGDEEQANKIISYIKTSRSLHIMCHIPVFCWISATVLEDVLKTRAAGELPRTLTEMYSEFLVFQIDQTKEKYGSERCLRYIKSLAKLAFQQLEKGNLIFYEKDLMLSDIEFKEASVCSGVFTEIFKEERGKKDRNKLFSFVHLSVQEFLAAVHVRMSLINNSKNVKSFFDLSLKNLHLILNKPSSNRVHRMFIDKALQSPNGHLDLFLRFLLGLSLQTNQDKLKDLLINSDNHSKTNQKTVQYIKHRISENLSVEKSINLFHCLSELNDHSLVEEIQQFLSSGSLSTQKLSPAQWSALVFILLSSEDLEVFDLKRYSASEEALLRLLPVLKAASKALLDGCNLTQRSCEALSSLLVSESSGLTELDLNRNNLQDSGVKLLFAAMESPHCKLEKLGLQQTNISDHCCQDLSSLLVSQFSGLRELDLSNNNLKDSGVALLLPALESSHCLLETFRLNQACLTETSCQEFSSVLSSARCRLTEMDLSNNDLRDLGVTLLSAGLESSHCSLRVLRLSACMISDAGCASLASALRSNPSYLQELDLSYNHPGAAGAKLLSARLEAPSSQLKTLRLEHGGPQRLKPGLNKYFCELTLDQNMAHRKLKLSDSNRKATSVTELQAYPDHPERFHFCQLLCCEAVTARGYWEVEWTGVVHVALSYRGVRRRGTRNDCLFGRNDQSWTLSCSDVGYSVCHDRRETPICSSCCSSSPSSSSSSSSSSSNRVAVYVDHPAGVLSFYRVSSDSVVHLYTFRTTFSGPLYAGFGFLFGGSESSASLCRLQEESSS, encoded by the exons ATGAAACCATCAGACCTCCTGAACACGCTGGATGATCTGAGCAATGACCAGTTCGACTTATTTAAATGGTTCCTGCAGCAGGTCGGCAGCTCTGCAGGCCTGCCGTCCATCAGAAAGAGTCCCCTGCAGACAGCAAACAGGCAGGACACCGTGGACCTGATGGTCCAGACCTACAGACTTCATGGAGCTGTGCAGGTGACCAGGAAGGTTTTACAGGAGATCAACAGGAATGACTTGCTGCAGAGTTTATCTGCCAGCAGCTCAGGACCAGCAG CAGTGGATGTCGATGATGTTGGGGAATGTTCAAAGAACAGAGGAGCTCCTTCCTCCCAGGCTCAGGTTCTTCTTCCTCAGACTGAAG ATTTGATGATTCCAGTCCCTGAGCCGCAGCCCGTCACGTTTTATCAACGGATGCTTCAATCAAACTTCCAGGACAAGTTTATGTGTGCACAAGAAGGCTGGGCAGCAGACAAGCAGCTTCTGGTGGATATCTACGCCGACCTGTACGTCACGGCAGGGTGCGGCATACACATCAACACCCAGCATGAGGTCCGACAGGTTGAGAACGTGTTAAAGccgacagaaacagagaaactaGTGAAACCCAGAGACATCTTCAAACACCCTTCTGGAGAATACAGACCCATAAGAACTGTGCTGACCAATGGAATCGCAGGAATTGGAAAAACCTTCCTGGTGCAGAAGTTTGTGTTGGACTGGGCCGAACAAAGATCCAACCAAGACGTGCATCTTATATTCCCCTTCAGCTTCCGTCAGCTGAACCTGTTGAAGGAAGAACGCTTCAGTTTGGCAGAGCTCGTTCATGAATGCATCCCAGAAACTGTAGACATCAGAAAGGAGGCTCTGAATTACATCTTTACCTGCCTGCAGTCATCAGGAAACAGCAACCATGACAGGAGCAAATTCAAActtctctttgtgtttgatgGACTGGATGAGAGCCGCCTTCACCTGGATCTCCACTCTGACGACATTCGCTCTCTGGATGTAACAAAGTCCGCTAAAACAGATGTCCTGCTGAAGAAACTCATCAACGGGAAACTGCTCCGCTCTGCTCGCATCTGGATAACCACACGGCCGGcggcagccaatcagatccctCGAGAGTTCATCAGCAGCGTTACAGAGGTCAGGGGGTTCACCGAACCTCAGAAGGAGGAGTACTTCAGGAAGAGGTTTGGAGATGAAGAGCAGGCCAATAAAATCATCTCCTACATCAAGACTTCACGAAGCCTTCACATCATGTGCCACATCCCCGTCTTCTGCTGGATCTCTGCCACGGTTCTGGAGGATGTGCTAAAAACCAGAGCAGCAGGAGAGCTTCCCAGGACCCTGACGGAAATGTACTCAGAGTTCCTGGTGTTTCAGATTGATCAAACTAAAGAGAAATATGGCTCAGAGCGGTGCCTTCGGTACATTAAATCATTAGCAAAACTGGCTTTTCAGCAGCTGGAAAAAGGAAACCTGATCTTCTATGAGAAAGATCTGATGCTGAGCGACATTGAGTTCAAAGAAGCCTCCGTTTGCTCAGGAGTTTTCACGGAGATCTTTAAGGAAGAGCgtggaaaaaaagacagaaataagcTGTTCAGCTTTGTCCATCTGAGTGTTCAGGAGTTTCTGGCTGCTGTTCATGTGAGGATGTCTCTGATtaacaacagcaaaaatgtcAAGTCTTTCTTTGACCTGTCCCTGAAAAACCTTcatctgattttaaacaaaccatCTTCAAACAGGGTCCACAGGATGTTCATTGACAAGGCTTTACAGAGTCCAAATGGACATCTGGACCTGTTCCTGCGCTTCCTCCTGGGTCTGTCTCTACAGACCAATCAGGATAAACTAAAGGACTTGCTAATAAACTCAGACAACCACTCAAAGACCAATCAGAAAACAGTCCAGTACATCAAGCACAGGATCAGTGAGAACCTGTCTGTGGAGAAAAGCATCAACCTGTTCCACTGTCTGAGCGAACTCAATGATCACTCCCTGGTGGAGGAGATCCAACAGTTCCTGAGCTCAGGAAgtctgtccacacagaaactgtCTCCTGCTCAGTGGTCCGCTCTGGTCTTCATCTTACTGTCCTCAGAAGATCTGGAGGTGTTTGACCTGAAGAGGTACTCTGCTTCGGAGGAGGCTCTCCTGAGGCTGCTGCCGGTGCTCAAAGCTGCCAGCAAAGCTCT GTTGGATGGTTGTAATCTGACCCAGAGAAGCTGTGAAGCTCTGTCCTCCCTCCTGGTCTCTGAGTCCTCTGGGCTGACAGAGTTGGACCTGAACAGAAACAACCTACAGGATTCTGGAGTGAAGCTCCTGTTTGCTGCGATGGAGAGTCCTCACTGCAAGCTGGAGAAGCTCGG ATTACAGCAAACTAACATCTCGGACCACTGCTGCCAGGATCTGTCTTCGCTTCTCGTCTCTCAGTTCTCCGGTTTGAGAGAGCTGGACCTGAGTAACAACAACCTGAAGGACTCAGGTGTGGCTCTTCTCCTTCCTGCTCTGGAAAGTTCTCACTGTCTCCTGGAAACCTTCAG GTTGAATCAAGCTTGTCTCACTGAGACATCCTGTCAGGAGTTCTCATCAGTGCTCAGCTCTGCTCGCTGCCGTCTGACAGAGATGGACCTGAGTAACAACGACCTGCGAGACTTGGGGGTCACGCTGCTCTCCGCTGGCCTGGAGAGTTCTCACTGCTCTCTCCGAGTCCTCAG GCTGTCAGCTTGTATGATCTCAGACGCAGGTTGTGCTTCTCTGGCCTCGGCTCTGAGGTCCAACCCCTCCTACCTGCAGGAACTGGATCTGAGCTACAATCATCCCGGAGCTGCAGGAGCAAAGCTGCTGTCTGCTCGGCTCGAGGCTCCGTCCTCCCAGCTGAAAACTCTCAG GCTGGAACACGGAGGACCGCAGAGGCTGAAACCAGGTCTGAACAAGT ATTTCTGCGAGCTGACTCTGGATCAGAACATGGCTCACAGGAAGCTCAAGCTGTCTGACAGCAACAGGAAGGCCACGAGCGTCACGGAGCTGCAGGCGTACCCGGACCATCCCGAGAGGTTCCACTTCTGCCAGCTGCTGTGCTGCGAGGCTGTGACGGCTCGCGGTTACTGGGAGGTGGAGTGGACCGGCGTGGTCCACGTGGCGCTGAGCTACCGAGGAGTCCGCCGCAGAGGAACCAGAAACGACTGCTTGTTTGGGAGGAACGATCAGTCGTGGACTCTGAGCTGCTCTGATGTTGGTTATTCTGTCTGCCACGATCGGAGAGAAACGCCcatctgctcctcctgctgctcctcctccccctcttcctcctcctcctcctcctcctcctcctccaacagAGTAGCAGTGTATGTGGACCATCCTGCTGGCGTTCTGTCCTTCTACAGGGTCTCCTCGGACTCAGTGGTCCACCTGTACACCTTCAGAACCACGTTCAGCGGGCCGCTC